One segment of Candidatus Manganitrophus noduliformans DNA contains the following:
- a CDS encoding MATE family efflux transporter → MRRDVRRQMLALALPVIAGSLLDRAVTTTDIFLVGGLGASAIAAVGLSQLIIVFMMSLIAGLSVGTTVVVAQLVGAQRGQRASEAAFSALWLGFALSFLIGGVGLFFRREAAFLLGAEPALIELIDAYLFYIFLFLPVSVGVDLLSAIMHGRADTRTPMIAIIGVNLLHLGIAYTLIYGRFGFPAMGVRGAAIAVGVSEIFGAGYLLMRAFQKGFLHRTPLRLDLIRQVVRVGLPFCADRLVQQVAQMSYARAVLVYGTVTYAAHQVGLAIEAFSFMAGSGFAVAAVTSVGQSIGASQYKRAKVANWEANRLAVLVMASMGIVFFFFPYLLLRLFTEDAEVIRLGTLFLKIVALIQIPLAITMVLSGSLKGAGDTRFLLTVTFVGAWLIRVPLAFYFSFVQPLGITYVWGVMVVDWFVRMTLTLLRYRSEKWQSIRVVEQERS, encoded by the coding sequence ATGAGAAGAGACGTTCGACGGCAGATGTTGGCGCTGGCCCTGCCTGTGATCGCCGGCAGCCTCTTGGATCGGGCGGTCACGACCACCGATATCTTCTTGGTCGGCGGTCTGGGAGCGTCGGCGATCGCGGCGGTCGGCCTCTCCCAGCTGATCATCGTTTTCATGATGAGCCTGATTGCCGGGCTATCGGTCGGGACCACGGTGGTCGTGGCTCAACTGGTCGGCGCACAAAGAGGACAGCGGGCGTCGGAGGCGGCATTCAGCGCGTTGTGGCTCGGCTTTGCGCTCAGTTTTTTGATCGGCGGGGTCGGGCTTTTTTTCCGCCGGGAAGCGGCCTTCCTTCTCGGAGCGGAGCCGGCGCTCATCGAATTGATCGATGCATACCTCTTTTATATTTTTCTCTTTTTGCCGGTCAGTGTGGGGGTCGATCTTCTCTCGGCGATCATGCACGGGCGGGCCGATACGCGCACCCCGATGATCGCCATCATCGGGGTGAATCTTCTTCACCTCGGCATCGCTTACACCCTCATTTACGGCCGGTTCGGATTCCCCGCGATGGGGGTTCGGGGAGCCGCTATTGCGGTCGGCGTTTCCGAAATCTTCGGCGCAGGCTATCTCCTGATGAGGGCTTTCCAGAAAGGTTTTCTCCACCGAACCCCGCTTCGCCTCGATTTGATCCGGCAGGTCGTCCGCGTCGGTCTTCCCTTCTGCGCCGACCGGCTCGTCCAGCAGGTGGCCCAAATGTCGTACGCGCGGGCCGTGCTGGTCTATGGGACGGTCACCTACGCCGCGCATCAGGTGGGGCTTGCGATCGAGGCCTTCTCCTTTATGGCCGGAAGCGGGTTCGCCGTGGCCGCCGTCACCTCCGTGGGGCAGAGCATCGGCGCCTCGCAGTACAAGCGGGCGAAGGTTGCGAATTGGGAGGCGAATCGACTCGCCGTTTTGGTGATGGCCTCCATGGGAATTGTTTTTTTCTTCTTCCCCTATCTATTGCTTCGGCTGTTTACGGAAGATGCGGAGGTCATCCGTCTGGGGACCCTCTTTCTGAAGATCGTCGCGCTGATCCAGATTCCGCTGGCGATCACGATGGTCCTCTCCGGCTCCCTCAAGGGGGCGGGGGACACCCGCTTTCTCCTGACGGTCACCTTCGTCGGCGCCTGGCTGATCCGGGTTCCCCTCGCCTTTTATTTTTCTTTCGTTCAGCCTCTCGGGATCACTTACGTCTGGGGAGTGATGGTGGTCGATTGGTTTGTCCGCATGACATTGACCCTCCTTCGATACCGCTCCGAAAAGTGGCAGAGCATCCGCGTCGTCGAGCAGGAAAGATCGTAA
- a CDS encoding inositol monophosphatase family protein: MTEMKRIREVALRAAKKAGQILKKGLEGEVTVSYKGDLNLVTNIDHRSEEAIVALVNKQFPGHQVLAEEGHDRTEPSPFRWIIDPLDGTTNYSHRFPFFCVSIAVEIRGKVQLGIVLDPLRNELFFAEKGKGAFLNEKPISVSSVTRLSKSLLVTGFAYDVRTDPINNFNHFINFSMKAQGVRRTGSAALDLSYVASGRLDGFWELKLQPWDTAAGSLILTEAGGKLSDFSGKSYSIYDSELLASNGKIHREMIDVLQKVG, encoded by the coding sequence ATGACGGAAATGAAACGCATTCGCGAAGTCGCCCTCCGCGCCGCCAAAAAGGCGGGACAGATTCTCAAGAAAGGACTGGAAGGAGAGGTCACGGTCTCTTATAAAGGAGACCTCAATCTGGTGACCAACATCGATCATCGCTCTGAAGAAGCGATCGTGGCGTTGGTCAACAAACAGTTCCCCGGCCATCAGGTCCTGGCGGAGGAGGGCCACGATCGAACCGAGCCCTCCCCCTTCCGATGGATTATCGATCCGTTGGATGGAACCACCAATTACTCCCATCGGTTTCCATTTTTCTGCGTTTCGATCGCGGTGGAAATACGGGGAAAAGTGCAGTTGGGCATCGTGCTCGATCCCCTTCGGAACGAACTCTTCTTCGCCGAAAAGGGGAAGGGCGCCTTCCTCAACGAAAAACCGATCTCCGTCTCTTCGGTCACGCGCCTGAGCAAGAGTCTTCTTGTCACCGGTTTCGCCTACGATGTTCGAACCGATCCGATCAACAACTTCAATCATTTTATCAATTTCAGCATGAAGGCCCAGGGGGTCCGCAGAACCGGTTCGGCGGCGCTCGATCTCTCTTATGTCGCCTCCGGCCGGCTCGACGGCTTCTGGGAACTCAAGCTCCAGCCGTGGGATACCGCGGCCGGAAGCTTGATTCTGACCGAGGCCGGCGGGAAATTGAGCGACTTCTCCGGAAAATCCTATTCCATTTACGATTCGGAATTGCTCGCCAGCAACGGGAAAATTCATCGGGAGATGATTGATGTGTTGCAAAAGGTCGGATGA